Proteins found in one Anopheles aquasalis chromosome 3, idAnoAquaMG_Q_19, whole genome shotgun sequence genomic segment:
- the LOC126575529 gene encoding synaptotagmin-11 isoform X1 — MVFVSSAVLGAAAGTGLALLVAVTIVMYRYYVVRRKGKEWAELDRLEEKKAARKINLQECSVTSGSVPVQPASSVVHHSISSEMLATGPVELAPSPLQPPVTGATKKSYGTATGGPSRTSSVPASTGSRNNSMESVHSRSSSYRESVPKFMTHANSDTRSTTSDNLILRKSRSPSPMRTFSLEGRLPLIGSGSGISPLARDGANERSGSKASLASVISVNPRDISSPKKRNSTFSGVVSLSGESYVPDSPIGSIRSGSDSSAGSRSPRRRVPVILAANDIHSVVGRFHLRLKYDGSKEELLVHLIEGQDLTPATDAGFRDPYVKMYLEPDEEQRTQQTAVHRTETHPYFDQQLSFPLKPRNLVKSSFVLQLLDYDRFSHDEVVGEIRFLLNTLDLSGCELWGDLIAVRRPKEVAAELLISLSYLPQAERLTVVVMKAKNLSISHEPFVKLYLLMNDKRAKKRKTSAIRAHDPTNPIWNEAFTFELPASQLQDAGVELFVTSNEGEGQDLGCGVGLREGGTGTHHWQDLMQNNRKPIAMWHLLR; from the exons ATGGTGTTTGTTAGTTCGGCGGTTCTTGGGGCGGCCGCCGGCACCGGTCTGGCCCTGCTGGTAGCCGTCACGATAGTGATGTACCGGTACTATGTGGTGCGCCGGAAGGGTAAGGAGTGGGCCGAACTGGACCggctggaggagaagaaggctGCCCGGAAGATCAACTTGCAGGAGTGCAGCGTGACGAGTGGCTCGGTACCGGTACAGCCGGCCAGTAGCGTCGTCCATCATTCGATTAGCTCGGAAATGCTCGCAACGGGACCGGTTGAGCTCGCGCCCAGCCCACTGCAACCACCGGTGACTGGTGCGACGAAGAAATCCTACGGTACGGCGACCGGTGGTCCTTCCCGTACCTCGTCTGTCCCGGCATCGACCGGTtcgcgcaacaacagcatggaAAGCGTTCACTCGAGAAGCTCG AGCTACCGGGAGAGTGTGCCCAAGTTTATGACTCACGCCAACAGTGACACCCGGTCGACGACGTCGGATAACCTTATCCTGCGG AAGTCCCGCTCCCCCAGCCCAATGCGTACGTTCAGCCTGGAAGGACGATTACCGCtcatcggttccggttcgggCATCTCACCGCTCGCACGCGAcggagcaaacgaacgaagcggCAGCAAGGCCAGTCTCGCTTCGGTCATCAGCGTGAACCCACGGGACATCAGTTCGCCCAAGAAGCGCAACAGCACCTTCTCCGGTGTTGTCTCGCTGTCCGGGGAGTCATACGTTCCCGACTCACCCATCGGTTCGATCCGGTCCGGTAGTGACAGCAGTGCCGGTAGCCGGTCACCGAGAAGACGCGTACCGGTCATCCTGGCGGCCAACGATATCCACTCGGTGGTTGGACGGTTCCATCTGCGGTTAAAGTACGACGGCAGCAAggaggagctgctggtgcatctGATTGAAG GCCAAGATCTAACGCCCGCCACCGATGCCGGCTTCCGGGATCCGTACGTCAAGATGTATCTGGAGCCGGACGAGGAGCAACGTACCCAGCAGACGGCCGTTCACCGCACCGAAACGCACCCGTACTTTGACCAGCAGCTCTCGTTCCCGCTCAAACCGCGCAATCTGGTGAAGAGCAGCTTCGTGCTTCAG CTTCTCGATTATGATCGGTTTTCGCACGATGAGGTCGTCGGTGAGATACGGTTCCTGCTGAACACGCTCGATCTGTCCGGTTGCGAGCTGTGGGGTGATCTGATAGCCGTACGGCGCCCGAAGGAAGTGGCGGCTGAGCTGCTGATATCGCTCAGCTATCTACCGCAGGCGGAACGGTTGACGGTTGTTGTGATGAAGGCGAAAAATCTGTCGATTTCCCACGAACCCTTCGTGAAG CTCTACCTACTGATGAACGATAAGCGGGCGAAGAAGCGCAAAACCAGCGCCATCCGGGCGCACGATCCGACGAATCCGATCTGGAACGAGGCCTTCACGTTCGAGCTGCCCGCCTCGCAGCTCCAGGATGCCGGTGTCGAGCTGTTCGTGACGTCGAACGAGGGCGAGGGCCAGGATCTTGGTTGTGGCGTTGGGTTGCGCGAAGGTGGCACCGGTACCCACCACTGGCAGGATCTGATGCAGAACAACCGCAAACCGATCGCCATGTGGCACCTGCTACGATAA
- the LOC126575529 gene encoding synaptotagmin-11 isoform X2 gives MVFVSSAVLGAAAGTGLALLVAVTIVMYRYYVVRRKGKEWAELDRLEEKKAARKINLQECSVTSGSVPVQPASSVVHHSISSEMLATGPVELAPSPLQPPVTGATKKSYGTATGGPSRTSSVPASTGSRNNSMESVHSRSSSYRESVPKFMTHANSDTRSTTSDNLILRSRSPSPMRTFSLEGRLPLIGSGSGISPLARDGANERSGSKASLASVISVNPRDISSPKKRNSTFSGVVSLSGESYVPDSPIGSIRSGSDSSAGSRSPRRRVPVILAANDIHSVVGRFHLRLKYDGSKEELLVHLIEGQDLTPATDAGFRDPYVKMYLEPDEEQRTQQTAVHRTETHPYFDQQLSFPLKPRNLVKSSFVLQLLDYDRFSHDEVVGEIRFLLNTLDLSGCELWGDLIAVRRPKEVAAELLISLSYLPQAERLTVVVMKAKNLSISHEPFVKLYLLMNDKRAKKRKTSAIRAHDPTNPIWNEAFTFELPASQLQDAGVELFVTSNEGEGQDLGCGVGLREGGTGTHHWQDLMQNNRKPIAMWHLLR, from the exons ATGGTGTTTGTTAGTTCGGCGGTTCTTGGGGCGGCCGCCGGCACCGGTCTGGCCCTGCTGGTAGCCGTCACGATAGTGATGTACCGGTACTATGTGGTGCGCCGGAAGGGTAAGGAGTGGGCCGAACTGGACCggctggaggagaagaaggctGCCCGGAAGATCAACTTGCAGGAGTGCAGCGTGACGAGTGGCTCGGTACCGGTACAGCCGGCCAGTAGCGTCGTCCATCATTCGATTAGCTCGGAAATGCTCGCAACGGGACCGGTTGAGCTCGCGCCCAGCCCACTGCAACCACCGGTGACTGGTGCGACGAAGAAATCCTACGGTACGGCGACCGGTGGTCCTTCCCGTACCTCGTCTGTCCCGGCATCGACCGGTtcgcgcaacaacagcatggaAAGCGTTCACTCGAGAAGCTCG AGCTACCGGGAGAGTGTGCCCAAGTTTATGACTCACGCCAACAGTGACACCCGGTCGACGACGTCGGATAACCTTATCCTGCGG TCCCGCTCCCCCAGCCCAATGCGTACGTTCAGCCTGGAAGGACGATTACCGCtcatcggttccggttcgggCATCTCACCGCTCGCACGCGAcggagcaaacgaacgaagcggCAGCAAGGCCAGTCTCGCTTCGGTCATCAGCGTGAACCCACGGGACATCAGTTCGCCCAAGAAGCGCAACAGCACCTTCTCCGGTGTTGTCTCGCTGTCCGGGGAGTCATACGTTCCCGACTCACCCATCGGTTCGATCCGGTCCGGTAGTGACAGCAGTGCCGGTAGCCGGTCACCGAGAAGACGCGTACCGGTCATCCTGGCGGCCAACGATATCCACTCGGTGGTTGGACGGTTCCATCTGCGGTTAAAGTACGACGGCAGCAAggaggagctgctggtgcatctGATTGAAG GCCAAGATCTAACGCCCGCCACCGATGCCGGCTTCCGGGATCCGTACGTCAAGATGTATCTGGAGCCGGACGAGGAGCAACGTACCCAGCAGACGGCCGTTCACCGCACCGAAACGCACCCGTACTTTGACCAGCAGCTCTCGTTCCCGCTCAAACCGCGCAATCTGGTGAAGAGCAGCTTCGTGCTTCAG CTTCTCGATTATGATCGGTTTTCGCACGATGAGGTCGTCGGTGAGATACGGTTCCTGCTGAACACGCTCGATCTGTCCGGTTGCGAGCTGTGGGGTGATCTGATAGCCGTACGGCGCCCGAAGGAAGTGGCGGCTGAGCTGCTGATATCGCTCAGCTATCTACCGCAGGCGGAACGGTTGACGGTTGTTGTGATGAAGGCGAAAAATCTGTCGATTTCCCACGAACCCTTCGTGAAG CTCTACCTACTGATGAACGATAAGCGGGCGAAGAAGCGCAAAACCAGCGCCATCCGGGCGCACGATCCGACGAATCCGATCTGGAACGAGGCCTTCACGTTCGAGCTGCCCGCCTCGCAGCTCCAGGATGCCGGTGTCGAGCTGTTCGTGACGTCGAACGAGGGCGAGGGCCAGGATCTTGGTTGTGGCGTTGGGTTGCGCGAAGGTGGCACCGGTACCCACCACTGGCAGGATCTGATGCAGAACAACCGCAAACCGATCGCCATGTGGCACCTGCTACGATAA